The genome window ATTTCCGGTGTAGCACGAGCCATTGTGGTGCTTCTGGCTGTCCAGCACCTCAATAGGCGGAATATGTTCTCCCTCAAAGCGTAATTGACCATACGGGTCATCTTCGATGATCGGAACGCCGTAGTGATCGGCGAGTTCTACCAGTTTCAAGCGTCGTTCGTAAGAAATGGTTACCCCAGTTGGATTTTGGAAATTGGGTAACACGTAAATGAATTTTGGCCCGGTACGCAGTGCTCCCTCCAGTTCATCGGTTACAATGCCGTCGTTGTCAGAACGGACCGGAACATACTCTGCGCCATAAATGTCCCACGCCTGTAAAGCCCCCAGATAGGTAGGGGCTTCTACGAGGATGCGATCGCCGTGATTGATGAATACTTTGCCCAATAAATCCAGCGCTTGCTGGGAGCCAGAGGTGATGAGGATATTGTCCGCGGTGACGTCAATGCCATAGCGGCTGGTATGGCGGGCAATCATCTCTCTTAACGGCGTGTAGCCTTCTGTTGAACCATACTGAAGAGCGCGCGAGCCCTGTTCCCGTAAAACTTTGGTAGCCGCTTCGAGAATTTCTTCTACGGGGAATACTTCGGGAGCGGGTAAACCGCCTGCAAAAGAAATTACTTCAGGGTCTTCAGTTAATTTGAGCAGTTCGCGGATTGCAGAGGATTTCATCCGCTGCGTACGCTGTGCGAAACGATGCTCCCAGGGTGTCACCATACGTTTACCTCCTTGTAGAATGAACCGAGGGCTGTACACGAACAGCCCTCGGCAAAAAACTACCCTAGTTTCGGAAAGCGGCTAATAACCACCGCCGGCGTTGGAAGGGTGACGCGATCGCCTATGGTCAATTCGGCAGGGGCTTTTCCTGCGGCTTTGGGTGCACTCTGGTAAATCCAGATGGGCGTACCTTCGACCGCCGATTTCAATTCCAGGAACGCCTGTCCGGTGAGGTAACCCTCGCTGTCAATCGAGCAAGAGGTCACCGTGCCGATGACGCGCCCTTTTTGATCTACCACCGGATCGCCTAAATGAGCA of Anaerolinea thermophila UNI-1 contains these proteins:
- a CDS encoding PLP-dependent aminotransferase family protein; this encodes MVTPWEHRFAQRTQRMKSSAIRELLKLTEDPEVISFAGGLPAPEVFPVEEILEAATKVLREQGSRALQYGSTEGYTPLREMIARHTSRYGIDVTADNILITSGSQQALDLLGKVFINHGDRILVEAPTYLGALQAWDIYGAEYVPVRSDNDGIVTDELEGALRTGPKFIYVLPNFQNPTGVTISYERRLKLVELADHYGVPIIEDDPYGQLRFEGEHIPPIEVLDSQKHHNGSCYTGNVIYLSTFSKILAPGLRLAWVVAPPEVIRKLVMAKQGADLHTATFNQMVAYEVGRGGFIDRHVELIRKVYRERRDVMLKALEENMPEGVEWTHPQGGLFLWVRLPEGMDTAELFKIAVSQKVAFVPGAPFFPKGGGENTMRLNFSNATPEKIEEGIARLAKAIKEMLVKQPV